A window of Flavobacterium flavigenum contains these coding sequences:
- a CDS encoding phage tail protein → MAQPYVGEIRMFAGNFAPAGWMFCEGQLLPISENETLFQLIGTIYGGDGQSTFALPDLRGRIPIHQGNGFILAETGGTESVTLTTQQIPAHSHSLLATTDLANSASPTDAYLSTTATGNKIYSTASPSVALHPQEIGPIGGSQPHDNFQPYLCIDFIISLFGIFPSQT, encoded by the coding sequence ATGGCACAACCTTACGTTGGTGAAATCAGAATGTTTGCAGGAAATTTTGCTCCTGCCGGATGGATGTTTTGTGAAGGACAGCTGCTTCCTATATCAGAAAATGAAACCTTATTTCAATTAATTGGAACTATTTATGGTGGTGATGGGCAATCAACTTTTGCTTTACCTGATTTACGTGGGCGTATTCCTATCCATCAGGGAAATGGTTTTATATTAGCAGAAACAGGCGGGACTGAATCAGTAACACTGACAACGCAGCAAATTCCGGCACATTCACATTCTTTGCTTGCAACGACAGACTTAGCCAATAGCGCCAGTCCAACAGATGCATATTTGAGCACAACTGCTACAGGTAATAAAATATATTCGACAGCAAGTCCTTCTGTTGCTTTACATCCACAGGAAATAGGCCCGATAGGCGGCAGTCAGCCTCATGACAATTTTCAACCCTATTTATGTATTGATTTTATCATTTCACTGTTTGGAATATTTCCATCGCAAACATAA
- a CDS encoding phage tail protein produces the protein MAEPFLAETRIMSFNFAPKGWAMCNGQFLPINQNQALFSLLGTTFGGNGQTSFALPDLRGRTPIHFGNNFWLGRIGGEQSHTLTISELPTHKHTLISTSQAVDTNIPSSGVSVLGNTAPNQVYNSSGQNLTAMNPASVSNIGGSQAHLNMQPYLVLNFCIALQGIFPSQN, from the coding sequence ATGGCAGAACCATTTTTAGCTGAAACCCGAATTATGTCTTTTAATTTTGCTCCTAAAGGATGGGCAATGTGTAACGGCCAATTTTTACCTATAAACCAAAACCAGGCCTTATTTTCTTTATTAGGAACAACTTTTGGAGGTAATGGACAAACCTCTTTTGCATTACCTGATTTAAGAGGTAGAACTCCCATTCATTTTGGAAATAATTTTTGGCTTGGCCGGATAGGCGGTGAGCAATCACATACCCTCACAATAAGTGAATTACCAACACACAAACATACCCTAATCAGCACCAGTCAGGCGGTAGATACTAATATCCCTTCAAGTGGGGTTTCTGTATTAGGAAATACAGCTCCAAATCAGGTGTATAATTCATCAGGTCAGAACCTAACAGCTATGAATCCTGCTTCAGTTTCAAATATCGGGGGCAGTCAGGCGCATCTCAATATGCAACCTTATCTGGTATTGAATTTTTGTATTGCTTTACAGGGAATCTTTCCTTCTCAAAATTAA
- a CDS encoding Sec-independent protein translocase subunit TatA/TatB, whose product MGRLGLTEILVIVGIVLLLFGGKKIPELMKGLGSGIKEFKNAAKDDQSAVKKQEEEVK is encoded by the coding sequence ATGGGAAGATTAGGTCTTACAGAAATCCTTGTTATAGTAGGTATTGTGTTGTTACTTTTTGGAGGTAAAAAAATTCCAGAATTAATGAAAGGCTTAGGAAGCGGTATTAAAGAATTTAAAAACGCTGCCAAAGACGATCAGTCTGCTGTTAAAAAACAAGAAGAAGAAGTTAAATAA
- a CDS encoding peptidase, giving the protein MPRKKHNLRKKLFTKNRLVILNEDTFEEIFSFKLNLMNVFVVLSLGGIFLILITTYIIAFTPLREFIPGYSSSELKKNALELAIKSDSLTTSLKKNEVYIKSIQKVLKGELEYSKFNKDSILADSEEIPKSNMNASEEEIKLREEVARIEKESGGNKPNKKK; this is encoded by the coding sequence ATGCCAAGAAAAAAACATAATTTAAGGAAAAAATTATTCACCAAAAACCGATTGGTTATTTTGAATGAAGATACATTCGAAGAAATTTTTTCGTTTAAACTTAATCTAATGAATGTTTTTGTTGTTCTTTCTTTGGGCGGAATATTCTTAATACTAATCACTACTTATATAATTGCTTTTACACCTTTGCGTGAATTTATTCCGGGATATTCTTCTTCTGAGTTAAAAAAGAATGCTTTGGAACTGGCTATAAAATCAGATTCATTGACCACTTCACTTAAGAAAAATGAGGTCTATATCAAATCCATTCAAAAAGTATTAAAGGGAGAATTAGAATATTCCAAATTCAATAAAGATTCCATTTTGGCTGATTCTGAGGAAATTCCTAAATCCAATATGAATGCTTCAGAAGAAGAAATCAAACTCCGGGAAGAAGTTGCCAGAATAGAGAAGGAGTCAGGTGGTAACAAACCGAACAAAAAGAAATAA
- a CDS encoding GH3 auxin-responsive promoter family protein, with product MSIKSIAAKIFARRIYKKTLSWSDKPVETQLKVFKDLIENAKTTEFGKDHHLDAIKTIADFQKNVPIRDYEDLKSYIEKVKSGQENILWKGKPIYFAKTSGTTSGAKYIPLTKESMPSHINAARNAILHYINETGNANFVDGKMIFLQGSPILTEKHGINFGRLSGIVAHFVPKYLQKNRMPSWETNCIEDWETKVNAIVNETIKEDMSVISGIPSWVQMYFEKLQEKSGGKKISEIFKNFNLFIYGGVNYEPYRAKFEQMIGKRVDSIELFPASEGFFAYQDSQKEKGMLLLLNSGIFYEFIKADEFFTQNPKRYTIGEVETGVNYALIVSTNAGLWGYNIGDTIQFTSLAPYRVIVSGRIKHYISAFGEHVIANEVENAMKEATAGTNIVINEFTVAPQITPASGLPYHEWLIEFEKEPENMEAFAEAIDNSMRKQNIYYDDLITGNVLQKVVVTKVSKNGFQEYMKSQGKLGGQNKIPRLSNDRKIADNLKQ from the coding sequence ATGTCAATTAAATCAATAGCAGCAAAAATTTTTGCTAGAAGAATATACAAAAAAACACTTTCCTGGTCTGATAAACCAGTTGAAACTCAACTGAAAGTTTTTAAAGATCTGATTGAAAACGCAAAAACAACAGAATTTGGAAAAGACCATCATTTGGATGCAATAAAAACAATTGCAGATTTTCAAAAGAATGTCCCTATTCGGGATTATGAAGATTTAAAATCGTATATAGAAAAAGTAAAATCAGGTCAGGAAAATATTCTCTGGAAAGGTAAACCCATTTATTTTGCCAAGACTTCCGGAACAACTTCAGGAGCTAAATATATTCCGCTTACCAAAGAATCAATGCCATCTCATATTAATGCGGCGCGTAATGCGATTTTGCATTATATCAACGAAACCGGAAATGCGAATTTTGTAGATGGAAAAATGATCTTTTTGCAGGGTAGCCCTATCCTGACTGAAAAACATGGAATTAATTTTGGACGACTTTCCGGAATTGTAGCGCACTTTGTTCCGAAATATTTACAGAAAAACAGAATGCCCTCATGGGAAACGAACTGCATTGAAGACTGGGAGACGAAAGTCAACGCCATTGTTAATGAAACGATTAAAGAAGACATGTCTGTAATTTCAGGTATTCCATCATGGGTTCAGATGTATTTTGAAAAATTACAGGAAAAAAGCGGTGGAAAAAAGATCAGCGAAATATTCAAAAACTTTAATTTATTCATTTACGGAGGCGTTAATTATGAACCTTATCGAGCCAAATTTGAGCAAATGATAGGCAAAAGAGTAGACAGTATTGAGTTATTTCCGGCTTCTGAAGGATTTTTTGCTTATCAGGATTCACAAAAAGAAAAAGGAATGCTTTTGTTGCTGAATTCAGGTATTTTCTACGAATTTATAAAAGCTGATGAATTTTTTACCCAAAACCCAAAAAGATATACCATTGGCGAAGTTGAGACTGGCGTAAATTACGCTTTAATAGTTTCTACAAATGCAGGACTTTGGGGCTATAATATTGGTGATACTATTCAGTTTACTTCTTTAGCACCATATCGTGTTATCGTTTCCGGACGCATCAAACATTACATTTCGGCTTTTGGAGAGCATGTAATTGCTAATGAAGTCGAAAATGCAATGAAAGAAGCAACTGCAGGAACCAATATCGTAATAAATGAATTTACAGTTGCTCCGCAAATCACGCCAGCAAGCGGATTGCCGTATCACGAATGGTTGATTGAATTTGAAAAAGAACCTGAAAATATGGAGGCTTTCGCCGAAGCAATTGACAATTCGATGCGAAAACAAAATATTTACTATGATGATCTAATTACCGGAAATGTTTTGCAGAAAGTAGTTGTAACCAAAGTTTCAAAAAATGGTTTTCAGGAATACATGAAATCTCAGGGAAAATTAGGCGGACAGAATAAAATTCCAAGGTTATCAAATGACAGGAAAATTGCTGATAATTTAAAACAGTGA